The sequence TAACCTATTTGAACATTATTAGATGCTTATTATGCAGTAAATGATACATTACTACTCACAAGTCATTCGAGAATCAACTCGCAagtcattcgagtttgattcgAGAAAAACTTGAACTTGACTTGTTTAGGgttgagctcgagctcgagcagTCAAGCGAGCCAAGTTCAAGCATCTTAATACTTAACTCGAGTGCTCGTGAGCTTAATTGAGTAGttgtatttgtgtgtatatatactgtatattatttgttttatatatataattgagttcGAGTTCGAATATAAAATTATCTATAATCAAATCGTGTTTATTAGTCTTTATCGAACTTAATAGAGCAAGCTTGAATAACTCAATTTATGtatcgagtcgagctcgagttacaaaaataaaacttgatcGAGCTCAAACCGAGTATCGAGCAACAAGTTTTCAACCAAGCTCGAGCTCGAATAGCTTGTTgctcggctcgaactcgatcgattacaccccaGACAAAACAGAAGGTATTTGTATACTTGATAATAGACAAATCAAGAGACAGTGTTGCATATCTCAACAAAAGAATAATGATTATTTTTCAGCTGGTGAATCTATTTTGGAATTGTAGTTGCTAATATTAATCCTATGAGAATAGGCAAAGGTGATAATAGATTAAAGTGGAACTAGACATGATCATCTACTCCAACATTAGAAAGACAGAGTCATTCTCTCTTTATCACACCTTAGTCTATCTACAACCAACATGGTTGATAAAACAGCATTATTATTGACTTACTTATGGAGAGAAATGAGTTTCTATAGCTGGCAAGGGTCCCCATAAGGCTTTTCTATATCCAAACCTTACATCCTACATCTCAATACATGTGGGACTCATCTAATATACGCATACGTGGCAGATTATGATTGAgtgaaaatacagaaaatacaGGCAACTTGTTAACAAGATAACAAAAGTTAGAATTATAGTAGAAGTGAGTCATACCTCCTGGAATAGGTCTTCAAGCCATTAACAACCAACCGTTTCCCTGGTTTCCCAACAATAAAGAAACGCAAACATTCTTGCCTCCCTACGTGCTTCCAACCAACTCATTTCTATCCTTACATCTCTACTTGTGCGCTCCAACGTTCGTATCCTCCGAATTCCAAGCTTCCCTCCCTCGCCTCTCTTCCTCCTTCCTCTTACACCCAACCAATCTCTTCTCAACTTGAGGCGGCGTTGCCGCCATCCGATGTCTCCACCTGCACTTCTCTGTTGATCTACATTTGCTGTGACCACCCAAACATGACCGGAGGCAAGAAACATGGGGCGGTCCGGCCTTTTACGGCAACAACACCACCGCCAGTTTTCTCCCTCCTTTACCTATTCCTCCTTGTTCTATCAAACACCATTGTCATTACCAATGCACAATCAAAGTCTCCGAGAAAGGTGAGCTTCACACCGGCAGACAACTTTTTAATTGACTGTGGAGGACCGAAGAGCACACAGCTCACTGATGGCCGCACATTTCGTTCTGATCCCCAGTCTACTTCTTTCCTGTACACGACGGAAGACATCAAGCTCTCGTCTAGCATTAATACGTCATCCATATCCCCTATCTATCTTAACGCAAGGGTTTTCTCTGATAAATCAACGTATGGCTTCTCTATATCCCAGCCAGGCCGCCATTGGATTCGCCTGCACTTTTACCCATTCACTAATCCTAGATACAACCTCTCTACTGCTGTCTTCTCCATCAACACAGATGACATTGTTCTCCTGCATGATTTCTCAATATCAAACTCCTCAATTCCTGTTGTCAAAGAGTACCTGATTACATTCAATAATGAAAGGGCCTCCCTTATTTTCACTCCAAAGAAGGGGTCCTTTGCGTTCATCAATGCAATCGAGCTGGTCTCAACCCCTGATGGTCTCATACTCGATACCGTCACTAATGTTCAACCGGCTGGGCAATTCTCTGGCCTCTCCAATTATGCTCTTGAGGTGTCTTACCGAGTGAATGTTGGCGGACCAAATATCAAACCTGAGGAGGACACACTGGGCAGAGAATGGAAGCCAGACATTGAATTCATGGAGTTTGCAGCCACAGCACAGAATGTCTCCACTGATCCTGGCAATATCAAGTACCCCGACGATGGCTCAGTGACACCTCTCACTGCCCCAGTCATGGTCTATTCCACCGCAGAGAAGATGGCAGACTCGAACACTGTTGATCAGAATTTCAACATAACATGGCAGATGACTGCCAGCCACGCGTACTCTTACTTGATCCGGCTACATTTCTGTGATATTGTAAGCAAGGGCCTCAACGagctatacttcaatgtttacCTCAATGGGCTTATGGGTGCATCCAGCCTGGATTTATCATCACTGACTTCAGGCCTCTCAACAGCTTACTACAAGGACTTTGTAATCAACGCCACCAACATCATCAATGATACCATTTCCATCCAGGTCGGCCCAGCCACTGGGTCAGACTCTGGGACACCAAATGCCATCCTTAATGGTCTGGAAGTAATGAAGATGAGCAATTCGGCAGGGAGCTTGGATGGTCCATATGCAGTTGATGGTTCATATCATGGTGATTATGCTACAAAGAGCACAGTGACAAAGATTTTGTCAGCCATTGGCCTTGCACTGGGTGTCGTGGCACTAATATTGCTAGGGATGATGCTCTGCCGGTGGAGGCGGCGTCCTGCTGGCTGGGAGAAGAAGAACAGCTTTTCTTCTTGGCTTCTTCCACTGCATGTCAGCCAATCCAGCTTCCTCAGCAGCTGTAGCAAGGGGAGCTACAGGAACCGATTTGGATCCCATAAGAGCAAGAGTGGATACTCGAGTTTTTTTGCATCTGGAACTCTTGGGGTTGGTCGAATCTTCACCTTTGCAGAGCTCCAACATGCAACTCATAATTTTGATGAGAAGGATGTGATTGGTGTAGGAGGGTTTGGAAAGGTGTATCTAGGTGAGCTTGAAGATGGGACCAAACTGGCTGTGAAGCGTGGGAATCCATCATCTGAACAGGGGATCCATGAGTTCCAAACAGAGATACAAATGTTGTCCAAGCTTCGGCATCGGCACCTTGTGTCCCTCATTGGATGCTGTGATGAGAACTCAGAAATGATCTTGGTGTATGAATACATGTCAAATGGTCCTCTGAGAGATCACCTTTATGGTTCCACAGGCCTACCACCACTCTCATGGAAGCAGAGGCTTGAAGTCTGTATTGGAGCTGCCAGAGGGCTACACTATCTCCATACAGGCGCAGCTCAGGGCATCATCCACCGTGATGTGAAGACAACCAATATCCTCCTTGATGATAGCCTCATAGCGAAGGTCGCTGACTTTGGTCTCTCCAAGGCTGCTCCATCCCTTGAACAAACACATGTCAGTACTGCTGTCAAGGGAAGCTTCGGTTACCTTGATCCAGAGTATTTCCGGCGGCAGCAATTAACAGAGAAATCTGATGTGTATTCCTTTGGTGTCGTACTCTTTGAAGTCCTGTGTGCAAGACCTGCCATAAATCCAGCACTTCCAAGAGAGCAGGTGAACCTGGCAGAATGGGCAATGCAGTGGCACCGGAAAGGGCAGCTAGAGAAGATCATTGACCCTCACCTGGTGGGTACAATCAGTCCAGCTTCACTCAAGAAGTATGTTGAAGCCACAGAGAAATGTCTGGCAGAGTATGGAGTTGATAGGCCTTCCATGGGTGATGTGCTGTGGAACCTCGAGTATGCTTTGCAGCTTCAAGAGGCTTCCATGGGACAGCCTAATGATGATCCATCCGATAACAGTGCTAGACACATTTTGCCAGAAACTCCACTTGTACCCATCCAAGATCAAAGGGGCCTTGCAACCATTGATGAGGACTCAACACCTGAAGTAACTGCCATGCCATTGATTGAAGGGAGGTGACACTAAGCCATTAAAGAATCATGAGGTAAACCATTTGAGTAACTGCTGCAAAATACAAGTCCTTCATTGATTTCATGGAGAAGCTATAAACTAAAAAGGTTCTGACCTAATGAAAGGATTTCAGGTGCCCTGAAGATCGATTTCCAGCTGTTGAGttgatttcattcttttgtttgggTGTGGTGTTCATAACACTCGGTGTGTTTTCGTATCATTTTATGTTTCCTTTAGATATTTAAAGATGTTCAACCTTGTATTTTTCTGCTCTTACTCAGCTTAGAAAATTCAGGCTGGCAGTTTTTCTTCCTTATTGTGCTTCTTTTAATAAGATTCACCTCAATATTCTGTAAACTTAATCTTCTAAAT comes from Dioscorea cayenensis subsp. rotundata cultivar TDr96_F1 chromosome 15, TDr96_F1_v2_PseudoChromosome.rev07_lg8_w22 25.fasta, whole genome shotgun sequence and encodes:
- the LOC120276954 gene encoding probable receptor-like protein kinase At5g61350, with the translated sequence MTGGKKHGAVRPFTATTPPPVFSLLYLFLLVLSNTIVITNAQSKSPRKVSFTPADNFLIDCGGPKSTQLTDGRTFRSDPQSTSFLYTTEDIKLSSSINTSSISPIYLNARVFSDKSTYGFSISQPGRHWIRLHFYPFTNPRYNLSTAVFSINTDDIVLLHDFSISNSSIPVVKEYLITFNNERASLIFTPKKGSFAFINAIELVSTPDGLILDTVTNVQPAGQFSGLSNYALEVSYRVNVGGPNIKPEEDTLGREWKPDIEFMEFAATAQNVSTDPGNIKYPDDGSVTPLTAPVMVYSTAEKMADSNTVDQNFNITWQMTASHAYSYLIRLHFCDIVSKGLNELYFNVYLNGLMGASSLDLSSLTSGLSTAYYKDFVINATNIINDTISIQVGPATGSDSGTPNAILNGLEVMKMSNSAGSLDGPYAVDGSYHGDYATKSTVTKILSAIGLALGVVALILLGMMLCRWRRRPAGWEKKNSFSSWLLPLHVSQSSFLSSCSKGSYRNRFGSHKSKSGYSSFFASGTLGVGRIFTFAELQHATHNFDEKDVIGVGGFGKVYLGELEDGTKLAVKRGNPSSEQGIHEFQTEIQMLSKLRHRHLVSLIGCCDENSEMILVYEYMSNGPLRDHLYGSTGLPPLSWKQRLEVCIGAARGLHYLHTGAAQGIIHRDVKTTNILLDDSLIAKVADFGLSKAAPSLEQTHVSTAVKGSFGYLDPEYFRRQQLTEKSDVYSFGVVLFEVLCARPAINPALPREQVNLAEWAMQWHRKGQLEKIIDPHLVGTISPASLKKYVEATEKCLAEYGVDRPSMGDVLWNLEYALQLQEASMGQPNDDPSDNSARHILPETPLVPIQDQRGLATIDEDSTPEVTAMPLIEGR